One Nicotiana tomentosiformis chromosome 1, ASM39032v3, whole genome shotgun sequence genomic window, TTTCTTTCAAAGCTTTCTATCTGAGAAAGGTGCGTTCTGTATGTGTTGTGCAGTAACAGATGCTATCAGATGGCAGACAATTTTAGTAGAAGATGTATAGTATTATAAGTTGCTTTTTGTAAAAACATGGTAATAACATGCACCATCTCTGTGTACTTAATAGCTTTGCCTTGTTATTGTGAGGCGGAACACCCTGACAAGCAACCAGAAATTCGTAGTAACTCAGATGAGTCCAAAGGTAGTAAGAATATTATACCTTTTCATTGACCATCAGCATCATTGACATCACATGCTCAAAGGAAGAAGCCTCTGGATCAAAATTGGGCCAAAGATAATTCTCCAAATACTGGCTAACCTCCAATATCATCACCCTCTGCAGTGGAACCGTCTTTCTCCCCCCTTTACACGAACCATGATCAAATATCATCAATCAAAATTTATTTCTACGACGGCCTAATCACAAGATATCATCAGATACCACCATATGCATATGCACATACATTTATCTGTTTTTTATGACAGCGGTGTCCAAGCCAGCTTGTGCACACCTAGGCTATTCCACCCGGTACTTGCTATCTCCCAATACAGGTAGCAGGTAACTCTGTCCACCGAGGTGGCATGgacagatgggaagaaatcagcAAGTGTTTGTTATCTCCAAAGGAAACCTGAGAGCTCATGGTTCTCTACCCACTTCATCGACCACTAGGCCACACACTTGGGTGCCAAATACATATATATTACTAGCACACACATTAATAGAAACTCATATATCCAATTATGTTTTTATAAAATTTAGTCCTTTGTAGACTGACTTTCAGACGTCAGTCGAAACACATACTGATCATTTACTTTTAAGAATAAAACACAAACATTAAAGCACTTTTTCTAATTTCAACTACTAACCTTTTACAGTGAGCTCCGTGTCATAAATTTCTTTGACGAGCTCAGGACTAAAGGGTTTCTTCTCCCCAGTTTTAGCCCAATTAGAAGCAGCGGTTTTAGTCAAGCGGTCGCGTTGGATCTCAGCAAGGGTTATGGAGCTAGGAATGTTCGAACCGGGCTTTGACTCAGGCGGCCTGTCTGTTACGGAAGGAAGCATTTTCTCTGCCGGCTGCGGTAATGCTTCCACCGGGTACTCAGCTACGCGGTGGCGCCGGAAATCGTAGGTTCCGGTTCCGTAAACCTTAGTCATTATTGGTGTATTTGAATTTTGAACTTTAGAGGAGAAAATTTAGGGGATTTGGTTCTGGTATGAGGTTCTAGAATCTTGTAGGGGAGGAGAACAGTAGGGTTTATGGTGAAGAAAGGTTTGGGTTTTGAAGATTTTTGCAGTCACTTCAGAGGAAGTGAAGGCGGTGAAGAAGAAAGTGCAGAGCTAACTTGAATTTTTTAGTTTCGACTTTCGACCCGAACCGGCCTAAACTAAATTTAAATGGATCTTTACTAAAAAATAAATACGGAaagaaaattaaaacaaaaaataaaaatcaaaacaacTCAATGGAAACAAAAGACGCCTCTAAATtcctttttcatttatttttggtCATTCGATAGGTTGTGGTATAAATTGATTATCTACTCAATCTGTGCAGTAAAGAAAATATTGTGAAAGGTCGTGATAAGTTTGCATATTAACTCCAAAACTTCCGTATGTTATTTATCTTTAACtccaaagaaaaaaataataattattattgtcaaatcaaaaaatagaaaaaatgatTTGGGGTTACATTTTCACTACAATTTGAAAAATGGTTTGAGTCTAGATGGTTAACTTTAACATTATCTTTGAGAATACATGCAGCTCAAATAAACGGAAAGACATTGGAAATTCAATATAAGGGCTTAGAACCTATGTATGAGTCTCTTTTATGATAAAAATTGTGTATTCTTATTGCTTCTTGGGTATCTACATCTCTCTCTTTTGTCTTATTTCTCTAACTCTCTTTTGTCTATTATTTTCCTTGTTTCATGTGTTTGTTGGGATCGTTTGATTCCTTTGTATCGTCAAAAAATAACCTAGTATTTTTTCTTTGTTAGAATTTGAATTTGAAACCTCTCATAATTCACTTCATTGACTACTAGGTCACACTCTTGAATGTTTACCTTTTGTCAAATAATGAGCCGCATATAGTTATTCCTCTTGTTGGTAGTCATGCAAAAGGATTTCAAAACAAACATCCTTCTTTGTCGGAAATGTGGCCATTTAAGCATATGCAAAATCAAACACTTTTGTTAGGATACAGAATAAGCTCAAAATGCGAGAATGTAAGAGAAAGAGCAAGCAACTAATTGAATGGATTGATACCGAGAAAGAAAACATATTTTCCTTGATAGTGTGAAATAAAAAGTGTATCTTTAGTGAAAAAAATGTACTTAAATACTATTATCGAAGATTTGATTATATCTCTCTCAATTTTAAATCGCTTGAACTTAATAGAGTTTCGATGTGGACATAAAAATGCTGCCGTGAACTTGAAAAAACAATTCCAACAAAAAAATGAAGATCGGGATCAAGAGCTCAAGCACAATCTCAATGCATAATAACAACTAATGCCTTTTTTCGAGGAATGTCTTCGATATAAAATTTTATTGCATCTCTATTATGCGAGTTGTTTTGTCTGTATTCATCAACCGAAAACCTAAAAATATAAGAAGTGAGCTTTTTCAAGAAAACATCTCTCATGAAAAAGGCAAATTTGATACACATCCATGCAAAATTGTCCAAAAAACCAATTCAGAAAATCATTGCTATATTCTTTGGTGAGTACAGAACAATGAAGTAGAAGGGAAAAAAATGATATATAGCTAATTAATCAAGGGAAGGAAATATTTTTACAACTTCCTATTTCTTTGTTTGGTTTGATAAGAGAAAAGAGAAAATTAAGGAGACAAAAAATAATATTCTTGGTACACTTATATATCTTTTTCTTTATAGAGGAAATAAAACAAATAGATATGTAGTTGTCTCAACTCTTCTAGTAGCATTTTCCCTTTGACTCTAATTTTACACTTTTCTCATTACCTGTTCAATTTTTCTACATTTCCCTAAATGcaaaacaaattaaaataaaaataacgcgaaaaaggagaaaaaagtgAGGCTGAAAATAGTACTAGCAGCTAAAATCTCCTCTTATCTGAGCTCGCAAACAGCAGGGCAGCTGTTTATTCCACTCCCATGGCCAATTCTGCACCTTCTTTATTATAGAGAACAAATTCTTTGAAAATCTTGGCCCATTAATTCAGCACCAGAAAAGAAGAGACATGGCGTTAGTCCCACATTCCCAAGTCTTCTCTTCTTTCCCAGCCATCAAGTCTGGCCCATATCCCAAAATCATGAAATCTAGAACTCTCAAAATCTCAGCTTCCAATAACTCAGAAGATAAGCCTCAGGACCAGAAGGTTGAAACTGATCCTGTGAAGCTTGCATTTTTAAAAGCTAAGGCTTACAAGAAAGAAACTAAATTAGATGATAAAGTGGTGCCTTCAGCTGATAAACTTGCATTGGACAGTAACACTGTACAAGAAAGTGAGACAAATATCTTCTTACTTATTTATATGCTTTCTCTATTTCCCTATCTTTTTCCAAAATTCTTCACTTTACTCTTTTCAATAATTAAACTTTCGCCATGATTTTTGGACAATTTTTTCTTTGAATGTTTACTGAGAAAAGTTTCCGCCCTCTACTTATATTCAAATGATTAATATATTCACGTAAATATTTTTTGTAGAAATTAGTAAGCTAGAACTAAAAAACCTTCAATATGGAGTTGtgaaggatttttttttttaagtttaatGCAATATGGATGTGCTTAGCATTTTATATTGTGTAATTTTCTTTTAACTGTAGATGGATTGTATGGATATTGTAAACCATGGTTAAAGGATGTAGCTTAAGAGTTATACTTCTAGTAGTTTGATCAAGATTATTTGGGGTTGTTTGGTTAGggagattaaaaaaaaaatattccctACATGAAATGGCATAATGTTTGGTAGGAGggattataaaaaataaattcattcGTGACTGATGCAGTGTTTGGTTGGttgtataataaaaataatagccgCATAACTAAAGCATTGTTTAGTTACTGGTATTAGATAGTACTTGTAGTGCGAAaatctatgtattattttatgtgatATAGAACATGAAATAAGAATACATGTATTAGTAATATGGAGATTAAAATATCTACTGTCTAAAATTAAATACAAAAAATTCATCAAATTAGGTAATCTCTGCATAACATTCTCTGAATTGTTATTCTTTACCGTATAATGTTCCCTTCATTGTTATTCATCCCATAAAGAATTAATGCATTATAATCTCAGCAACATGTGAACCAATGACCCTTTAGAATTTGATTGTTATGCAAAAGATAAGGGCTTTATTATCCTCCATTTGGTGCATCAACGTTATCCTTTGTAATCTGAGTTGTATTCAATTGAAGGCTGTGAGTTTTTTCTGTAGGATCAAATAAAGGGAATGGAGAAAGTGACAGAAATGCCTTACCCAAAAAGAGTGTTAGTAAGAAGGAAAAGTTGACGATCTCAAGTAGTGATTTCGTGGGGCTTGGTTTTTCTGATAAAAAGCAGAGCAGGGGACTGCCTGCTGGATTGGTTCCAATAGTAGACTCATTCCCTGAAGGAAACTTGCCTGATGTAGAGATACTTGTTGGGGACACAAGCAAGTTTGTAGATACTGAGACATCAAAGTCAAACCGCATCCAAGAAGATGACACAAATACCTATAAGCCGAAGGTTTCCACATGGGGAGTTTTCCCCAGACCAAATGACATCTCAAAAACTGTAGGTTGCCCATTATGACTTGTGCTTTAGCTTTTTGTTATGCATTGTCTTCTTATTCAGTATGCTTCGTGTTATCATTATCTACTATGATTTCATGGAAATAGCAGCTTTTACTGCTATTGTAGGATATGTTTATTTGAGTGTGTTCTGGTGCAATTAATGTTTATGCTTTCTTTGATATGCCCTGAGTTCAATGTTTTATGAAATAGCAGTAGTTTAATTTCAGTGCTAACTCCCGATTCCAGAACCTCACCAATTTGACCATGATTCTTCCTAAAGCAGAAAGTTAATCAAAAGTGAAACAGTAAATGCAAGTTTGGAGAATTAAGCTCCATCAGGAAAGATACAATCGTTGTAAAGTACAAAGGAAAGATATTCATAGAAAGCTAAGCAAAACTGGATAAATGACATCATATTACAATCGTCTCTCCAAAAAATGAACAGGCTCATTGTTTGGAGAAGTAAGCTCCATCAGTTTCTTGCATTACGTTGTAAAACAATCTGTTTGTCCATGGTATTTCAAAAATATGCGTAGCATTTAAGGTCGGGGATTTTATTGTGGAAATTATCTGGGGCTATTATGTGTGTGCAATAGATGAGTACAATTGACCATTACAAGCATTTTTAATGATGGCTGAATCCCTGTTGATAGCTCCGGTGCAGCAGTAGAAAGTAATGAAGGTAAGCTTCAAGTCAGGAATAATTTTAAAAGAGAAGGGGTAAAAGTAGAAAACAGGCATGCAAAATGATAGTTTACTCATCTGGTTAATATTGGAAATAAGTGGGTTTAGAGCTAATAAAAATTGCTGATGACGAGTGCATGGATATTTTCAGGAAATTGCAACTCAGCTTAATCCATGCATGAAACCTTATTCTTTTTGCAGTTAAGAATGACAAGCTGTAGTATCTGCAAATGTTTTGTTGCTAGGAGATTTAGAAAGCAAAGGCTGCTACATAGTGTTAATCTCCGTGGTATAGAATATTCTGATTGACAACTTCCAATTTTCGGTGTACTGACAATGTTTTACAGGAGAGTTTTAACTTTTGTAAGGATACACTTGAATAAGAactttctctcttttcttttttggtaGTAAGGGTGGATTGGGAGAGCGATTCTCTTTGTGGTAAGGTGGAGCAGGATAAAAAACTTACTCATTACTGATTACTTCTAAAATAAAGCACTGTTTAATGGTTTCTTGGGTAGTGATACCTTATTAGTTTGGTATGTTTTTGATAATTAGCATAAAATCGAACCATCTGACCAGCAAGCTGCAAAAGGTTAAACACTTGCCATTATTCATTCTCGGCATTAGCGTATAAATATGTGTGTAGAGGTTGCATTTCATCTCTTTCTCAGCCTTCTTAGCCCTGGCCCTCCTTGCATACTGCCAGCTTTATGAAATTATTTCTCGTTATCATTATGTTGGACTATGCCTCTCTCTATCAAATTTTAGTTTCTTTGAATACCCCGCTCTCTTAAACtaatgaatgtagttatttatgCAAAACACTATGAATAACCTTATTGCTTATTTGGAGCTTAGTTTGGCGGTGGAAGAACTATACGTCCAGGAGAGGCACTTGAATCAGGAGAAGAGAAAGCAGCTAAAGAAGCACGTACGAGGGAGCTACTTGCTGCCTACAAGAAGAGAGTAGGCCTAAGTATTGATCAAAACGTAAAACTTGAATGTGAGAAGGTATAGTTTAACTGCTACTGTTATTTTTCTTTATATCATGTTCCTTAATGCATCAGATTTCTTTCATTAAGGAAAATACATTTAATCTGCTTCTTATTGTTCTTGAGAGCTGATGCAGAAGTCTCATCATTTATACATAACTTATGACTTTTCAGCATATAAAAGCTGTTGTACACCATCCCCAGTTCTATGAATTGCCATGTTGTTGGCGACTTGATTCGATAAACACCATACTTGTTAATTCAAGTAGTTCTACGAATTGCCATGTTGTTGGCGACTTGATTCGATAAACACCAGACTTGTTAATTCAAGTAGTGGAATTGAATGTTTTTTCCAATCATTTCTACTTTGAATACATAAACCAGAGTCTGattttgaaatgaagaggggtatCTTGTCACATTGTCAGTCACTTAAATGAATGAGGAAGATTGATAGTTTTTGGAGGGTTGGTACTGATATGCTCCGTATTCTCACAAATCCATTTAGATGGACTGAAATTAAAGGTTTTAAGACTTGGAAATTATATCATCGCCGTGCATTTTCGAAAAATTTATATCATCGCCATGGCCCTTGGTGAGTGGGATAAATTCACATTACCATCAGATGGAGTTAGAGAACCTCCGGGATACTGGCCTTCAGAGCTCATTATAACTTAAGCACACCTACCAAGCAGTGTAATTTTCCTCGATTTGATGATGCTTTGGATCTCCACATTCCAGTGGTTAATTAGATATATTTGCAAATCCAGGCTATTGTAGATTATATTTAATTGGGCCATGAACAAGAAATAGTGAAGCTAAATGCTAGATGTGGACAATTGTTACATTAGTCCCGAAGTAGTAAAAATTAACTTCTGAAGTTTCTACAACTGACATCTGTGTTTTTGCATTGGCGGGTAATCTTGAATGAACTTTTAGCATTAAGGGTGCCAACATTTCATGTTCATGGAGAGCCATTTTGACATGCGCGAATGGTGCATATAAGATTTATTTTACAAAAAGCATGACATTACCGGCAAAACTATGGTTAGAAAGACTCACTGGGTTTGGCAATGGGACGTGCGAAGGAAATGGAATGATATTGGTCTGATTTAGTTATTCTCTAGAACCAAATAGTCCAAAAAGTCCTCTATGGACGACATGCCTTTCCATTTGTGTTTCTTAATGCATTTAAGAGGCTAGATGTGGTTTCATTTCCTGAATTGACAAGTGGTAAATTAGACCAACGACTTACCAACATGATTGAAATTGATTGAAGCACGCTTTTTTAAAATGGATTTACTGACAAATACTCCATCCCTTATAAGCAAGATAAACTGAAAATTAAACTACTTCAGAAACTTATGTTTATGGTTGATTTAGATAAGTTAATAAACTATGTTGAAGGAGTCCTTTGAAAGGGAAGAGTGTTTCTAGTATTATGCCATTCTTATGCGGGTTTATATTCTTGATTGATTGAGAATCATGAGGTATGACTTACTTCTTAATTTTAGTATTGTCATGCTTAGGCACTGAAGGATGGCGACTCTTTCATGGACCTTGGCAAGCTCAGGGAAGCACTACCATTTTATGAGAAAGTTATGAATGAGTTGCCATTTCAGGTGATTTCTTGTACTAGTTAGATATTCTTCAACCTTATAAGCTTGCATAATTTATGCAtgtatcattttttttttcctttccttttcacATCTGCATTTTATCCAACTTCATTGTCTGTTATATGAGTAAAGGCACAACTCCCTAAGCACTCTCCTGCAAATGACCCACATCCGTCCaccaaaaaagaaggaaaagtgcCAATTTCACACTCAAATATCTTTTGGGGATAAGGATTGCATATATGAACATTATTATGATAAAAGAGGCCTTAAACAAGTTGATTTGCATGCACATAAGTAACGAGGACTAAAGTAATAACTCATACTTTTTTGTCTCTCTTTCGAATGATGTGAAAACTTAAGATTTGCTTTCTCTTTTGAATGTGAAAACTTAAGATTTGCTTTCTTACAGAATGAATGCCCTGTTTCATGAGACACTAGATACATTTGTCTTACTTTTATACTTAACATAGTGTTATCCTGTTTTTAACAGAAGCGTAATACTTTGTGTTGTCCTGTTTTTAACAGAAGTGTAATACTTTGTGTTATCCTGTTCTTAACAGAAGCATAAAGTAATATAATGCAAACCTGAAGGCAATTGGAACTTCTCTTCACAAGTACATTTGACATTGAAATATATGACATAATGTTTGTGCAGACTGAACTTCATGGATTAGCTGCACTGCAGTGGTCTATTTGTCAAGACTCGCTTCGTAGGTTTGTCATCTGTAGTTCTCTAATTTTCCAAGGGTTTAAACAAGTTCTTATGAAATGCCTGTCTTTATCTGTTACAAGAGTAGTTAAAGAATTTATGCTAAAGAATTCCAGCTCAcccaagagaaaagaaaaaggaaaagagaaaatgaTGCTTTGCATTGTTCTCATATGCTTTCTACAAGGGGAATAACATACTGAATACTGATATGTCCATCACGTTTTGCAGCCATGCCCATATTCCTTACTCACTAAGCCATGACCTACTCTTTCTGACAATTCTAAAATATAACATGGCTAATACTCGGAATGTTAAGAGAAAGTATGAATGATTATATGTCTCTCTAACAAGATCAAGTGCTTAACGCTTAAGTTAATTAAATGTTATGGACAGAAAAATCTCTTGTCACCGTGAAGTGTCTGGATAAAACTAAAGTTATATGAGCATGCACTGGAAGGTTTTCTTACATTATAGAATCTTCATAATATAAAAGATAGGTGTTAATCCAGTTATGTCAGAGTCCAGGGAAATTGGAGCTCTAGAACTTCACTGTGGATTGACAATTGTTGCAGCAAACTCTTGTCATTTCATGATCTCTATGATGTTTTGAATGTTAAAACATTTAACTGTGAACTTGCATTTGCATTTTTGGCCTTGTGCCTGCTTCTAAGACTGACCATTCAAATCCACATCATAATTGACAGGTCCAATGAAGCTCGTATAATGTATGAGAAGCTTCAGTCTCATCCTAATGGTCAAGTGAGCAAGAAAGCAAGgcaattcatgttcagttttcaGGTAATAGTTAGCTATTCAGGGAGTACAAGTTGTGCATCAAACTAGAGGGTAAAGAACCATCGAAAGTTGAAGTTTAAAGCACACTTGATTTCAGCCAGGAATTTATACAAAATGATTAAAAAACAATGCTATTATGTCATAGTTGGCATCTGAACCTGTGGCCTAAAGTAACTTTTGAACCGCCTTTACTACTAAACTAGAATTTCCCTTTTGTCGAGAGAATTCGACATCAAAAAGATATTGTTAATTGCTCTACTTGCGTAGTAGAATTTTCCTACGAAGGGGATACAATTGAACCCCCTTCCCGTCACCGAGATAACATTGAAGCTCTCAGTATATCAGAATTGGACCATTGGCTTTTGGTTGGATCTTTTATAAGCTGGAAATTCATATATTTGAAATCCTTGATAAGGAAAATGTTTGGTATGAGTACTCAAATTGTTTGTCTTAATTGATGGCAGGCCATGGAAATGATGAAGGTAACTGGCTCAACATTCTCTTCAATGAATCTTGGCTATCAGAATTATTTCAACGCCTTTATTAGGGATAAAGTAAACTATTCTTTAAAAGAGGATGAATCTGAAGAAGGTGCAATCCGACAGGCAATCCCTTACATTATATTTCTTCTTTTCCCTATTTTTATTGTGTTACTAATTGCTCTACGAAAAGGTGTATAAACTTTGTATTTCACATGCTTAAATAGCTAGGTAGTCTTGGAACTTCATCATTCGTTTGATCTTAACCTTCACATCAAAGGGTGAAACCTAATTTATATGCTATTATGGAACTTCTATTttgtaaaatatttatataagtGAAATACATTCGATGAAAGACCAATTACTATTATATTTGCCACTTTACTTAAAAATGATTACCACTGTGATAAGTATTGATGATACTATGATAGTGAACCAAAGTTCCACCATGAGT contains:
- the LOC104117152 gene encoding uncharacterized protein, producing the protein MALVPHSQVFSSFPAIKSGPYPKIMKSRTLKISASNNSEDKPQDQKVETDPVKLAFLKAKAYKKETKLDDKVVPSADKLALDSNTVQERSNKGNGESDRNALPKKSVSKKEKLTISSSDFVGLGFSDKKQSRGLPAGLVPIVDSFPEGNLPDVEILVGDTSKFVDTETSKSNRIQEDDTNTYKPKVSTWGVFPRPNDISKTFGGGRTIRPGEALESGEEKAAKEARTRELLAAYKKRVGLSIDQNVKLECEKALKDGDSFMDLGKLREALPFYEKVMNELPFQTELHGLAALQWSICQDSLRRSNEARIMYEKLQSHPNGQVSKKARQFMFSFQAMEMMKVTGSTFSSMNLGYQNYFNAFIRDKVNYSLKEDESEEGAIRQAIPYIIFLLFPIFIVLLIALRKGV